A segment of the Prochlorococcus marinus str. MIT 9215 genome:
TTCTTCCGAGGGCGAGCAAAGATTTATGAAGGATCAAGATCAAATAATTTCTAGAGACATTATCAGAGTAATATGGCGTTGATAGGAATGATATATAATCATTTTTCTTTTCGTTTTTCTATTAACTTTTTTGCTAGTGAGTAAGAACATCAAGGGTTTAGTCCTAATAACAGGAACAACTTCAGGAGTAGGATTAAATACTCTAAAACCTCTATTAAGATTTGGATGGGAAGTTATAGCTGTTAATCGATCAAATAAAAGAGCTATAAAAATAGCTGAGGAATACTTGACGAAAGAGGATATTAAAAATGTTCACTTTATGGAAATAGATCTTTCTAACTTGGATGATGTGAGAAAAGGTTGCGATGAAATATTAGAAAGATTTAAAAAACCTATAAATTCTCTTATTTGTAATGCAGCAGTTTATAAACCTAGACTAAAGAGACCTGAGAGGTCTCCTCAGGGGTTTGAAAACTCTATGGCAGTAAATCATTTTGGCCATTTTCTTATGATTAATCTTCTTTTAGAAAATATTTTATCTTCAGAAGGAGAAATTGTTTTAAATGGAAAATCTACTTTGTTCAAGCCAAGAATTACAGTATTAGGTACTGTTACGGCTAATTATTCAGAACTGGGAGGAAGAATCCCTATCCCTGCCCCAGCTGATTTGGGAGATTTATCTGGATTTAAAAATGGTTTTTTATCTCCAATAAGTATGGCAAATGGAAAAAAATTCAAACCCGGTAAGGCTTATAAGGATAGTAAACTTTGCAATATGGTGACCGTTCAGGAATTATCAAAAAGATATCCTGCAGAAAAAATCATTGTAAATTCTCTATATCCTGGGTGTGTTGCAGATACAAAACTTTTTAGAGATACCCCTTGGTTATTTAGATTACTTTTCCCGATATTTCAAAAATTCATAACAAGAGGATATGTGTCACAAAGATTGGCAGGAGAGAGGGTTGCTCAAGTGGCAACTTATAAAGAATTTGCTAAACCATCAGTCCATTGGAGCTGGGGAAATCGTCAAAGAACTGGCAGAAAAGCTTTTTCTCAAAAATTGTCAAAAAGAATAATTGATACGAAAACCTCTCAACAAACTTATGATCTAACAAGCCAATTGGTTGGATTAGATTAATTTGGACTAATCAAATCCTAATAAATCAAAAATTTCTCTGTCTTTAAGTGGGTTGCCTTCTAAAGGTTCTACATTTTCAAGCATATTTTTGGCAAGAGATAAATATTCATTTTGAACTTCAATAACATCTTCAGTTGGTTCCATTTCAAAGATGGTACATTTTTTTAGTCTTGATCTTCTGATTGCATCTACATCCTTAAAATGGGCCATAGTTTTTAAACCTGTTCTTTCATTGAATTTATCAATTTGGTCTGTATCTTTTGACCTATTTGCTACTACTCCTCCTAATCTGACTTTATAATTTTTTGCTTTTGCTTTAATTGCAGAGACTATTCTATTCATAGCGAATATTGAATCGAAGTCATTAGCAGTAACAATTAGACAGTAATTTGCATGTTGTAATGGAGCAGCAAATCCACCGCAAACAACGTCTCCAAGGACATCAAAAATAACAACATCAGTATCTTCTAGTAAGTGATGTTCTTTTAGTAGTTTCACTGTCTGACCAGTTACATACCCCCCGCATCCTGTACCAGCAGGAGGGCCTCCACTTTCGACGCACATTACCCCATTGAAGCCTTCAAACATGAAATCGTTTGGTCTCAATTCTTCGCTATGAAAATCTACCTCTTCGAGGATATCGATAACTGTAGGCACCATCTTGTGAGTCAAAGTGAAAGTGCTATCATGCTTTGGATCACATCCAATTTGCAGTACTTTTTTCCCTAATTTTGAGAATGCTGCAGATAGGTTTGATGATGTAGTTGATTTTCCGATGCCGCCCTTTCCATATACGGCAATAACTAAAGCCCCTTCTTCAATATTTATTTTAGGATCTTGCTTTACTTGAACACTTCCTTCTCCATCAAGGGGTTTATTTATAGTACTTGTCATTTAAAGCTTTAGAAACAAAGTATTGTTTATATTCTTGCAGCGTAAATACCCATGAAATATATTTCTAAACAAATATTTATTTATTTGTATTAAAAGTACAAAATATGTTCTGATAACTACATTCTTAGAATTTAATCTATTTAATTATGAGTTAAAATACTCATGACTTAATTGAAATTTATTAGTAAAAATTTTAACTAAAATATGCTTTGGCATCGTAAAGGGTTTCATCGCTTATCTCTGGAATTCCTCTCAAGATTGCATATTTTTCGGTATTTGTTTTAACTTTACCTCTCACAAAAAATGGAACTTTTGTTAATTCAGCTCTACCTGATTCAGTCCAGATAATGCCTTCTTTAGGATTATTATCTTTTTTATTGTCAGAATTTATTAAATCTTTTGTTTTCGTAGCTGTATGCCCCAAATGGCTTTGATGGCCATCGACAAACTCAAAGTCATGTTTAAACATATCGATAAGATGCTCTTCTAATCCCATCATTAAGGGATGTACCCAATCATCAAAAATCACATTTGCTCCTTCCCATCCCATTTGTGGGCTATATCTTGCAGGAACATCTTGAACGTGCATTGGTGTACTTATTACTGCACATGGAATGCCAAGTCTCTTAGCACTATGCCTTTCCATTTGAGTCCCTAAAACTAGTTCAGGTGCGGCTTTTTTCATTGCATCTTCTACTTCTAAATAATTATTAGTAATTAAAGCTTCTACATTTAGTTCTTTTGCAGTTGCTCTTACTTGCCTCGCCATCTCTCTACTGTATGTTCCAATACCAACGACTTCAAAACCTAATTCATCCTTGGCAATTTTTGCGGCAGCGATAGCATGCGTTCCATCACCAAAAATAAAAACTCTTTTGCCAGTTAGGTAATTTGAGTCAACTGATTTTGAATACCAAGGAAGTTTTGACTTGTGTTCTAATTCTTTTTTATTAGTCAAAGGCAGATCCAACTTATTATGAACTTCATTTATAAATTCAATTGTATTTTTTATTCCAATTGGAATAGTGTTTGTATATTCCATTCCAAAGTTTCGTTTAAGCCATTCACAAGATGCTTCCGCAATTTCTTGATAAAGACAAATATTTATTTCAGCATCAATTAGTCTTTCAATGTCATTTGGATTAGCACCTAATGGAGCAACAACGTTTGTATCTATTCCTTGTTCTGAAAGTATACGTTGGATTTCGATAACATCATCCCTACATCTAAATCCAAGCAATGAAGGACCAAGTATATTGACTTTTGGTCTACGACCTAATTCTTTCCACCTTAGAGGACTTATTTTTTCTGAAGAACCTACTTTCTCCTTTAAAAGAGTTCTTGTTAATTGATAAAAAGTTTCTGAAGCCCCCCAATTTTCTTTCTTGCTATAAGCAGGTAATTCAAGATTAACAATTGGCATATCAAACCCCATTCCTTTTGCAAGAGCTCCAGGTTGGTCTTGGATTAATTCTGCTGTACAACTTTCTCCAACTAAAAGAGTTTTTGGTTTAAAACGTTCTACAGCTTCTTTAATATTTTTTTTCACTAATTCTGCTGTATCGCCTCCGAGATCTCTAGCCTGAAAAGTTGTATAAGTAACTGGAGGCCTTTGCCCTCTCCTTTCAATCATTGTAAAAAGAAGATCTGCATATGTGTCTCCTTGAGGGGCATGAAGCACATAATGTATATCTTTCATTGAAGAGGCAATTCTCATCGCACCAACATGTGGCGGTCCTTCATATGTCCATAGAGTTAATTCCATAGTCTCTTAATTCGTTACTAGAGTTTTTGAAGTTAGTATTTGATTCCTTCTTAATGGTTTGGAGAAGAGACCAGCCAAATCTGCGGCTTGATCAATGCCATGAATTGGACTAAATACCATTTCTATCGACCACTTAGTACTAATTCCTTCCGCCTCAAGTGGGTTAGCTAAACCCATTCCGCAAACTACTAAGTCAGGATTAGCTTCCCTAACTCGATCTAATTGTTTTTCTACGTGTTGCCCTTCAACAATTTTTGTATTATCAGGTAATAAATTAATTTCCTCTTTCATCAAATCTTTATTTAGGTAAGGAGTGCCTATTTCTATAAGATCCATTTCACACTCATTATGTAAAAATCTTGCCAAAGATATCTCTAATTGGGATTCAGGAAGAAGAAATAATCTTTTCCCTTTAAGTATGTCTTTGTGAGATTCAAGAGCAAGTTTTGCCCTACTGATTAAAGGCGAAATAATTTCATGAACTTTAAGTGCACTAATTTTGAAAGCTTTTGCGGCAGCTAAAAACCATTTAGTACTTCCTTCAATACCTAGAGGAAATGGAGCTGAAATTATTTCACAACCCCGATGTTTAAGATCTCGAACTGTATCACTTAAATAAGGCTGAGTTAGTAATACTTTCGTGTTTTTGCCAATCTTTGGTAATTCTGTTGATTGCCTTGGTGGAAAGCTCTCAACATTTGAAATCCCTAAATTTCTAAAAATCTTTTTAAACCTATCCTCCACATTATTTGCAAGAGTCCCAACTAATAACAATTTCTCCTCATTTGAATCCTCCATTAATGGAATTAAAGCTTTTAATGCGCCATCCTCTCCTTGGGTAAAAGTTGTTTCTATCCCACTGCCAGAGTAATTAACGAATTTTATTTTACCCAAAAATCTTTTATTTAATTTCTCTGCGACAGTTGCGAGATCTAGTTTGATTACTTCACTAGGACAAGATCCAACAAGAAAAAGAGTTTTTATTTCTGGTCTTCTTGAAATAAGATCATTAACCACTCGATCTAATTCTTC
Coding sequences within it:
- a CDS encoding protochlorophyllide reductase, which encodes MSKNIKGLVLITGTTSGVGLNTLKPLLRFGWEVIAVNRSNKRAIKIAEEYLTKEDIKNVHFMEIDLSNLDDVRKGCDEILERFKKPINSLICNAAVYKPRLKRPERSPQGFENSMAVNHFGHFLMINLLLENILSSEGEIVLNGKSTLFKPRITVLGTVTANYSELGGRIPIPAPADLGDLSGFKNGFLSPISMANGKKFKPGKAYKDSKLCNMVTVQELSKRYPAEKIIVNSLYPGCVADTKLFRDTPWLFRLLFPIFQKFITRGYVSQRLAGERVAQVATYKEFAKPSVHWSWGNRQRTGRKAFSQKLSKRIIDTKTSQQTYDLTSQLVGLD
- the bchL gene encoding ferredoxin:protochlorophyllide reductase (ATP-dependent) iron-sulfur ATP-binding protein, which encodes MTSTINKPLDGEGSVQVKQDPKINIEEGALVIAVYGKGGIGKSTTSSNLSAAFSKLGKKVLQIGCDPKHDSTFTLTHKMVPTVIDILEEVDFHSEELRPNDFMFEGFNGVMCVESGGPPAGTGCGGYVTGQTVKLLKEHHLLEDTDVVIFDVLGDVVCGGFAAPLQHANYCLIVTANDFDSIFAMNRIVSAIKAKAKNYKVRLGGVVANRSKDTDQIDKFNERTGLKTMAHFKDVDAIRRSRLKKCTIFEMEPTEDVIEVQNEYLSLAKNMLENVEPLEGNPLKDREIFDLLGFD
- a CDS encoding ferredoxin:protochlorophyllide reductase (ATP-dependent) subunit B is translated as MELTLWTYEGPPHVGAMRIASSMKDIHYVLHAPQGDTYADLLFTMIERRGQRPPVTYTTFQARDLGGDTAELVKKNIKEAVERFKPKTLLVGESCTAELIQDQPGALAKGMGFDMPIVNLELPAYSKKENWGASETFYQLTRTLLKEKVGSSEKISPLRWKELGRRPKVNILGPSLLGFRCRDDVIEIQRILSEQGIDTNVVAPLGANPNDIERLIDAEINICLYQEIAEASCEWLKRNFGMEYTNTIPIGIKNTIEFINEVHNKLDLPLTNKKELEHKSKLPWYSKSVDSNYLTGKRVFIFGDGTHAIAAAKIAKDELGFEVVGIGTYSREMARQVRATAKELNVEALITNNYLEVEDAMKKAAPELVLGTQMERHSAKRLGIPCAVISTPMHVQDVPARYSPQMGWEGANVIFDDWVHPLMMGLEEHLIDMFKHDFEFVDGHQSHLGHTATKTKDLINSDNKKDNNPKEGIIWTESGRAELTKVPFFVRGKVKTNTEKYAILRGIPEISDETLYDAKAYFS
- a CDS encoding ferredoxin:protochlorophyllide reductase (ATP-dependent) subunit N is translated as MSKVEFNKETGPREVFCGLTSIVWLHRRMPDAFFLVVGSRTCAHLIQSAAGVMIFAEPRFGTAILEEKDLAGLADAHEELDRVVNDLISRRPEIKTLFLVGSCPSEVIKLDLATVAEKLNKRFLGKIKFVNYSGSGIETTFTQGEDGALKALIPLMEDSNEEKLLLVGTLANNVEDRFKKIFRNLGISNVESFPPRQSTELPKIGKNTKVLLTQPYLSDTVRDLKHRGCEIISAPFPLGIEGSTKWFLAAAKAFKISALKVHEIISPLISRAKLALESHKDILKGKRLFLLPESQLEISLARFLHNECEMDLIEIGTPYLNKDLMKEEINLLPDNTKIVEGQHVEKQLDRVREANPDLVVCGMGLANPLEAEGISTKWSIEMVFSPIHGIDQAADLAGLFSKPLRRNQILTSKTLVTN